The following are from one region of the Actinoplanes sp. L3-i22 genome:
- a CDS encoding type 4a pilus biogenesis protein PilO: MGALRSDRLWLFGGLALTAVLIAAGWFLMIGPKYTEASDVRAQAEDASTQLSTLRTQLSQLKADSANLPDYASLLKKYKNALPTDDDIPTFLRQLQTMGTNLGLGVNAYTATGRDESKAVTAARELPITLTAEGNVDDISTFIKKLQTTQPRAVLIESTDLKQGNTLGDASDPDPFTLTLTLNAFRLKSSASTTTVTTQ; encoded by the coding sequence ATGGGCGCGCTCCGATCCGACCGGCTCTGGCTCTTCGGTGGCCTGGCCCTGACCGCGGTGCTGATCGCGGCCGGCTGGTTCCTGATGATCGGCCCGAAGTACACCGAGGCGTCGGACGTACGGGCCCAGGCCGAGGACGCCAGCACCCAGCTGTCCACGCTGCGGACCCAGTTGTCCCAGCTCAAGGCGGACAGCGCGAACCTGCCGGACTACGCCTCGCTGCTGAAGAAGTACAAGAACGCGCTGCCGACCGACGACGACATCCCCACGTTCCTGCGTCAGCTGCAGACCATGGGCACGAACCTGGGCCTGGGTGTCAACGCCTACACCGCCACCGGCCGGGACGAGTCGAAGGCGGTCACCGCCGCCCGGGAACTGCCGATCACGCTCACCGCCGAGGGGAACGTGGACGACATCAGCACGTTCATCAAGAAGCTGCAGACCACCCAGCCACGGGCGGTGCTGATCGAGTCGACGGACCTGAAGCAGGGCAACACCCTGGGCGACGCCAGCGACCCGGACCCGTTCACGCTGACCCTGACGCTCAACGCGTTCCGGCTGAAGAGCAGCGCCTCGACGACGACCGTCACGACGCAGTGA
- a CDS encoding LLM class flavin-dependent oxidoreductase, with the protein MAFSFSMHAQPTDAADWLDLARRAEAAGFQALYTPDHPGSSTSPFVVLAAAAAVTSTIKLGSYVLNAGIREPILIAQDVATLDLISGGRAILGLGAGHTPAEWAAVGRERPGVRARVDHFIEVAEATVRMLAGDGLATPRPVQDRVPLLFGGGNTRLLRWAAGHADLIGLSGLGRTLADGHTHTAKFSPAVVDAQVELAGGTPVEALVHYFEVTGDAGAAYAKWAVDAEISEAEAALTPYMMAGTPSELTAKLEQSERRWGISRYAVRRPAFDGVAALLAAGPVTAS; encoded by the coding sequence ATGGCCTTCTCCTTCTCGATGCACGCGCAACCGACCGACGCCGCCGACTGGCTCGACCTGGCCCGCCGCGCCGAGGCCGCCGGGTTCCAGGCGCTCTACACCCCCGACCATCCGGGCAGCTCCACGTCCCCGTTCGTGGTCCTGGCCGCCGCGGCCGCGGTCACCAGCACGATCAAACTGGGGTCGTACGTGCTGAACGCCGGCATCCGCGAGCCGATCCTGATCGCCCAGGACGTCGCCACCCTCGACCTGATCTCCGGCGGCCGGGCGATCCTCGGCCTCGGCGCCGGCCACACCCCGGCCGAGTGGGCCGCGGTCGGGCGGGAGCGTCCCGGCGTCCGCGCGCGTGTCGACCACTTCATCGAGGTGGCCGAGGCGACCGTGCGGATGCTGGCCGGCGACGGTCTGGCCACGCCGCGCCCGGTGCAGGACCGGGTGCCGCTGCTGTTCGGCGGCGGCAACACCCGGCTGCTGCGCTGGGCCGCCGGGCACGCCGACCTGATCGGGCTCTCCGGGCTGGGCCGCACCCTGGCGGACGGGCACACGCACACCGCGAAGTTCTCGCCGGCCGTGGTGGACGCGCAGGTCGAGCTGGCCGGCGGGACTCCGGTCGAGGCGCTCGTGCACTACTTCGAGGTGACCGGCGACGCGGGTGCGGCGTACGCGAAATGGGCCGTGGACGCCGAGATCAGCGAGGCGGAGGCGGCCCTGACGCCGTACATGATGGCCGGAACGCCGAGTGAGCTGACCGCGAAGCTGGAGCAGAGCGAACGCCGGTGGGGAATCTCGCGCTACGCGGTCCGCCGCCCGGCCTTCGACGGCGTCGCGGCCCTGCTCGCGGCCGGGCCCGTCACTGCGTCGTGA
- a CDS encoding response regulator, with protein sequence MNQNLILIADDDADVRDLLTVSLEAVGYRALGAKDGHTAARILTVAKPIGMITDVRMPAMNGMELCQLARSNPAIRDMAILMVSGNAHAYDVDAGLISGADSYLAKPLAPKQLVIELQDLISRRHLGV encoded by the coding sequence ATGAACCAGAACCTGATCCTGATCGCCGACGACGACGCCGACGTCCGTGACCTGCTCACGGTGAGCCTGGAAGCGGTCGGCTACCGCGCGCTGGGTGCCAAGGACGGGCACACCGCCGCCCGGATCCTCACCGTCGCCAAGCCGATCGGCATGATCACCGACGTCCGGATGCCGGCGATGAACGGCATGGAGCTGTGCCAGCTGGCCCGGAGCAACCCGGCCATCCGGGACATGGCGATCCTGATGGTGTCCGGAAATGCCCATGCCTACGACGTGGACGCCGGGCTGATCTCCGGCGCGGACAGCTACCTGGCGAAGCCGCTCGCGCCAAAGCAACTGGTGATCGAGCTGCAGGACCTGATCAGCCGTCGCCACCTGGGGGTCTGA
- a CDS encoding fatty acid desaturase produces the protein MRTVSTGPTRTYGATATSSALVAIALILVGCQLFVIPLWLLPRGTAWGWLLPLLVLTNTPLWSLLHETIHGSLLRDRRWNDRLGRTLAVAYGAPFALLKAGHLLHHRFSRTPRERTEIFDPGRSSWGARAPGYYLRLFGGLYLSEVSSLLLAPLPKRGWAWVSRRLEDPETVTSLLLDTVAARRLGAFRLDSALIVALHAAAFAAYGPHWWMLPAALLGRAFVVSVADNAYHYATPLDEPLDAMNLSLPRPLETFILAFNLHGVHHRHPGLAWPDLRGAFLADGGRFDLSWWHAAVRQIRGPIPATADRLRGRGAVRPPGGDG, from the coding sequence GTGCGAACCGTCTCGACGGGACCGACGCGCACGTACGGAGCCACCGCGACCTCGTCCGCGCTCGTCGCCATCGCCCTCATCCTTGTGGGCTGCCAACTCTTCGTCATCCCGCTCTGGCTGCTGCCGCGAGGCACCGCCTGGGGATGGCTCCTGCCGCTGCTCGTGCTGACCAACACCCCACTGTGGTCGTTGCTGCACGAGACCATCCACGGATCCCTGCTGCGCGACCGACGCTGGAACGACCGGCTCGGCCGCACCCTGGCGGTCGCCTACGGCGCGCCGTTCGCCCTGCTCAAGGCCGGGCATCTGCTGCATCACCGGTTCAGCCGGACCCCGCGCGAGCGGACCGAGATCTTCGACCCGGGCCGGTCCAGCTGGGGCGCCCGGGCGCCCGGTTACTACCTGCGCCTGTTCGGCGGCCTCTACCTCTCCGAGGTGTCGTCGCTGCTGCTCGCGCCGCTGCCGAAGCGGGGCTGGGCGTGGGTGAGCCGTCGTCTGGAGGACCCGGAGACGGTCACCTCGCTGCTGCTCGACACCGTCGCGGCCCGCCGGCTCGGCGCGTTCCGGCTGGACTCGGCGCTGATCGTGGCGCTGCACGCGGCCGCGTTCGCCGCCTACGGTCCACACTGGTGGATGCTGCCGGCGGCGCTGCTCGGGCGGGCGTTCGTGGTGTCGGTGGCGGACAACGCCTACCACTACGCCACGCCGCTCGACGAGCCGCTGGACGCGATGAACCTGTCCCTGCCCCGGCCGCTGGAGACGTTCATCCTGGCGTTCAACCTGCACGGCGTTCATCACCGGCACCCGGGCCTGGCCTGGCCGGATCTGCGTGGCGCGTTCCTCGCCGACGGCGGCCGGTTCGACCTGAGCTGGTGGCACGCGGCGGTCCGGCAGATCCGCGGGCCGATTCCGGCGACCGCGGACCGGCTGCGCGGTCGCGGCGCGGTCAGACCCCCAGGTGGCGACGGCTGA